The Bos indicus x Bos taurus breed Angus x Brahman F1 hybrid chromosome 11, Bos_hybrid_MaternalHap_v2.0, whole genome shotgun sequence sequence ACTATCCTCCCTAAAGAATGAAGATGGGATCTACCTCCTTGCAACTCTATCCTGTATCTCAGCATCCTGTTTTTTTCTCGCATAGCACTGAGCATTTGTcgtcttccttcctctcccttccaaaACCAGGCTTTGATCATCAAGACTGAAGGCAGTGAGTCTATCTTATGTGCATGAATATCCCAGCACCTTGGACAGTAACTAGCACTAAAGTAACTTTCAATATACACTAGGAATGAATGCTCTAGTGACAAAGGGGTCACAAAACTGCCTTTGTTTATCATCATCTGAAAAGGGCAACAGGCCTTGAAAGCATTTGAATTTATTATGGAGCAACTTTTCTGGAATCTTACCTACTGGATCGTAATGCAGTAGAGTCAGTTTCTCCCATAGTCGGCTTCTCTTAGTGTTGAAGGAAAAACCTGTTCCAGCTTGGCTCACCATTTTCACCAGAATTGTTCTAAGATTTAAAAGCAAGCTGTTACAAGCTAAGGAAATAGACTAAAATCAGTCGTAGGGGGATGCCACATTCTAAGAACACTATACAAGTAGTATTACTTGTGGGGACATCAATTAAACCTTAAGTTCAGTTTTAAGACAGTCTATATCTT is a genomic window containing:
- the MRPL33 gene encoding 39S ribosomal protein L33, mitochondrial; the protein is MFLSAVTFAKSKSKTILVKMVSQAGTGFSFNTKRSRLWEKLTLLHYDPVVKKKVLFVEQKKIRSL